The proteins below are encoded in one region of Alosa sapidissima isolate fAloSap1 chromosome 24, fAloSap1.pri, whole genome shotgun sequence:
- the ghitm gene encoding growth hormone-inducible transmembrane protein: MLAARLVCLRTAPVMGLRSALAQGSPALRTSITKTYQPLVKQSQSYATRPRFGFRRAKTSKEQLHEAAFEPATDTAFKIDQMGRMVLAGGAAVGLGALCYYGLGMSNEIGAIEKAVIWPQYVKDRIHSTYMYFAGSVGMTALSAVAVSRTPALMGLMMRGSWLAIGATFAAMIGAGMLVRSISYEHSPVPKHLAWLLHAGVMGAVIAPMTLLGGPLMIRAAWYTAGIVGGLSTVAVCAPSEKFLNMGGPLAVGFGVVLASSLGSMFLPPTSAFGAGLYGVAIYGGLVLFSMFLLYDTQKVIKRAETHPMYGVQKYDPINACMGIYMDTLNIFMRLVMILSGGGNRKK, encoded by the exons ATGCTTGCGGCGAGGCTTGTATGCCTGCGGACTGCCCCAGTGATGGGGTTGCGCTCGGCCTTAGCGCAGGGCTCCCCGGCTCTGAGGACGTCTATAACCAAAACATATCAACCACTTGTGAAACAAAGTCAG AGCTACGCCACCAGACCCAGGTTTGGATTCCGTCGTGCAAAGACCTCAAAGGAACAACTCCACGAAGCTGCATTTGAACCAGCAACTGACACTGCCTTCAAAA TTGACCAGATGGGCAGGATGGTTTTGGCTGGAGGAGCTGCAGTTGGTTTGGGAGCGTTGTGCTACTATGGCCTTGGGATGTCGAATGAAATAGGCGCCATTGAGAAGGCTGT CATCTGGCCCCAGTATGTGAAGGACCGCATCCACTCCACCTACATGTACTTTGCTGGCAGTGTGGGCATGACGGCGCTGTCTGCTGTGGCCGTCAGCAGGACCCCGGCACTCATGGGCCTCATGATGAGAGGCTCTTGGCTG GCGATTGGTGCGACATTTGCTGCCATGATTGGAGCTGGCATGCTGGTGCGGTCCATCTCCTATGAACACAGTCCAGTTCCCAAACACCTGGCTTGGTTGCTGCATGCAG GTGTGATGGGTGCGGTGATTGCACCTATGACTCTGCTGGGCGGTCCCCTGATGATACGGGCTGCCTGGTACACGGCGGGCATCGTGGGTGGCCTCTCCACCGTGGCCGTGTGTGCCCCCAGTGAGAAGTTCCTGAACATGGGCGGCCCCCTGGCTGTGGGCTTCGGCGTGGTCTTAGCCTCTTCCCTGG GCTCCATGTTCCTGCCCCCCACCTCTGCGTTTGGGGCTGGCCTGTACGGAGTGGCCATATACGGAGGTCTGGTGCTCttcagcatgttcctgctctaCGACACACAGAAGGTCATCAAACGCGCCGAGACCCACCCGATGTATGGCGTTCAGAAATACGACCCCATCAACGC GTGCATGGGCATCTACATGGACACCCTGAATATCTTCATGAGGCTGGTGATGATCCTGTCAGGAGGGGGCAATCGCAAGAAGTGA
- the LOC121699845 gene encoding cadherin-related family member 1-like isoform X3 produces the protein MTRAGVPLLLVAIHLSLARRSDYAPYFYDNGPSSLDGNMALFSLSEDTPVGTQVFVLNGTDPEGDPVRYGVAFEKGTKEYFKVDPKSGNVTLVSELDREQQGEIAVLVSITDGRNKVVEKVRVFITDANDEPPQFLNLPFIVDVPEDTSEGTSLYKVQAVDRDLGSGGSVSYYLQSSPTTKFTIDSHSGVLRIKPGEKLDYETTRTHFLTVVAKDGGGKYNEKYQVMSSTATVTINVLDSQDTPPAFVGTPYFGYVYEVSVPGSEIFTVLAKDGDEGNPNPIHYSFMNGSGGYFSINSTSGCISLLTYPVQLRNELFELKVKASELGPENEELSYAITMVTIRVVDLNNHPPTFYGENGPQSRFELTMYEHPPEGEILRGLKITVNDSDQGANAKFKLRLVGPGRVLRVVPQTVLNEAQVTIIVENSTAIDYEKYQFIAFKLLAVEIDTPERFSATADIIINLIDTNDNTPKFSSEYYIARIPENSPGGSNVVAVTASDPDSGLWGEVKYSIYGSGADLFLIHSTSGIIYTQAWASLDAEVKSKYNFYVKAEDTEGKYSLAEVFVTVLDLNDHPPEFNDNFLEKTMIIGAPVQIQAVDEDAEEPNNVIEYSIMRADPDNIFEINGATGEIKLKPYIKSLEIVHNITKQRDCKWSLVVQARDRGKPSFSTTAVLKIDITEAIKERIISYFLGLRKRPGTVFGICLGTLSVTVSITVLISTILYWNSVRRARVHPEATFRKIIRRATP, from the exons ATGACCAGGGCTGGGGTTCCTCTGCTCCTCGTCGCGATCCACCTCTCCCTGG CAA GGCGGTCTGATTATGCTCCATATTTTTATGACAATGGGCCAAGCAGCCTCGATGGAAACATGGCTTTGTTCAGCTTATCAGAGGACACACCTGTGG GCACACAGGTATTCGTGCTCAATGGCACTGACCCAGAGGGAGACCCTGTGCGGTACGGCGTGGCCTTTGAGAAGGGCACTAAGGAATACTTCAAAGTTGACCCCAAGTCGGGCAACGTGACTCTCGTCTCTGAGTTAGACAGAGAG CAACAAGGCGAGATTGCGGTTCTTGTCAGTATTACAGATGGAAGGAATAAG GTGGTGGAGAAAGTAAGAGTGTTCATCACAGATGCCAACGATGAGCCACCTCAATTTCTCAATTTGCCATTCATAGTGGACGTCCCCGAG GACACTTCAGAAGGCACCAGCCTCTATAAGGTCCAGGCAGTGGACCGAGATTTGGGATCTGGAGGCAGTGTCAGTTACTACCTACAG AGTTCTCCCACCACTAAGTTCACCATAGACAGCCACAGTGGGGTCTTGCGCATAAAACCTGGTGAGAAACTGGACTATGAGACAACCAGGACCCACTTCCTTACTGTGGTGGCCAAG GATGGGGGAGGCAAGTATAATGAGAAGTACCAGGTGATGTCCTCCACCGCCACTGTCACCATCAACGTCCTGGACTCCCAGGATACTCCTCCTGCATTTGTGGGAACACCCTACTTTGGCTATGTGTATGAGGTTTCTGTGCCT GGCTCAGAGATCTTCACAGTCTTAGCCAAAGATGGAGATGAGGGCAATCCCAATCCTATCCACTACTCCTTCATGAATG GAAGTGGAGGGTACTTCAGCATTAACAGCACCAGCGGATGCATTAGTCTACTGACCTATCCAGTCCAGCTGAGGAATGAACTCTTTGAACTCAAAGTCAAG GCATCTGAGCTGGGACCAGAGAATGAGGAACTTAGCTATGCGATCACCATGGTGACTATCCGAGTAGTTGACCTAAATAATCACCCCCCAACATTCTATGGGGAGAACGGTCCTCAAAGTCGATTTGAGCTGACCATGTACGAACACCCACCGGAAGGGGAGATTCTACGAGGCCTGAAAATCACTGTCAATGATTCAGACCAG GGAGCCAACGCAAAGTTTAAGCTGAGGCTAGTTGGACCGGGCCGAGTACTCAGAGTCGTCCCCCAGACTGTCCTCAACGAGGCCCAGGTCACCATCATCGTGGAGAACTCCACTGCCATCGACTATGAGAAATACCAGTTCATAGCATTTAAG CTCTTGGCAGTTGAGATTGACACTCCAGAGAGGTTCAGCGCTACAGCCGACATCATCATCAACCTGATTGACACCAACGACAACACGCCCAAGTTCTCCTCCGAGTACTACATCGCCAGGATTCCTGAGAACTCCCCTGGAGGATCCAATGTCGTGGCTGTGACA GCCTCCGATCCTGACTCTGGGCTGTGGGGTGAAGTGAAGTACTCCATTTATGGATCAGGAGCTGATCT gttCCTCATCCACTCCACGTCTGGCATTATCTACACCCAGGCCTGGGCCAGTCTGGACGCTGAGGTGAAGTCCAAGTATAACTTCTATGTGAAGGCTGAGGACACGGAGGGAAAGTACAGTCTGGCCGAAGTCTTTGTCACGGTGTTGGATCTCAATGATCATCCTCCTGAATTCAACGACAACTTCCTGGAGAAGACCATGATCATTGGTGCCCCAGTGCAAATACAG GCTGTAGATGAGGATGCTGAGGAGCCCAACAATGTCATTGAGTACTCCATCATGAGAGCTGACCCCGACAACATATTTGAGATCAATGGGGCCACAGGAGAGATCAAGCTCAAACCCTACATCAAGTCTCTGGAGATTGTGCACAACATCACCAAGCAGAGGGACTGCAAGTGGTCCCTGGTAGTCCAAGCCCGCGACCGAGGAAAACCATCATTTAGCACAACGGCAGTGTTGAAGATCGACATAACTGAGGCG ATCAAAGAGCGCATTATTTCATACTTCTTGGGCCTCAGGAAGCGTCCCGGGACTGTTTTTGGAATTTGTCTGGGCACTCTCTCGGTCACTGTTTCAATAACAGTCCTTATTTCCACCATTTTGTACTGGAACTCAGTCCGCAGGGCTCGGGTCCATCCTGAAGCCACTTTCCGAAAGATCATACGCAGGGCAACACCGTGA
- the LOC121699845 gene encoding cadherin-related family member 1-like isoform X2, which produces MTRAGVPLLLVAIHLSLGRSDYAPYFYDNGPSSLDGNMALFSLSEDTPVGTQVFVLNGTDPEGDPVRYGVAFEKGTKEYFKVDPKSGNVTLVSELDREQQGEIAVLVSITDGRNKVVEKVRVFITDANDEPPQFLNLPFIVDVPEDTSEGTSLYKVQAVDRDLGSGGSVSYYLQSSPTTKFTIDSHSGVLRIKPGEKLDYETTRTHFLTVVAKDGGGKYNEKYQVMSSTATVTINVLDSQDTPPAFVGTPYFGYVYEVSVPGSEIFTVLAKDGDEGNPNPIHYSFMNGSGGYFSINSTSGCISLLTYPVQLRNELFELKVKASELGPENEELSYAITMVTIRVVDLNNHPPTFYGENGPQSRFELTMYEHPPEGEILRGLKITVNDSDQGANAKFKLRLVGPGRVLRVVPQTVLNEAQVTIIVENSTAIDYEKYQFIAFKLLAVEIDTPERFSATADIIINLIDTNDNTPKFSSEYYIARIPENSPGGSNVVAVTASDPDSGLWGEVKYSIYGSGADLFLIHSTSGIIYTQAWASLDAEVKSKYNFYVKAEDTEGKYSLAEVFVTVLDLNDHPPEFNDNFLEKTMIIGAPVQIQAVDEDAEEPNNVIEYSIMRADPDNIFEINGATGEIKLKPYIKSLEIVHNITKQRDCKWSLVVQARDRGKPSFSTTAVLKIDITEATPLKGPMAAFLMQSRENPLKALGMMAGFISIMVLVTILISTAMFMRNTKSNRIMPARRIIRRRQPEPPRSFNFFRTPFSRPDSAGDDLDLEDPDDGGGENVVSPSGQNVNLNNNSGRPKPPPPSAPRLPPPPATNYRPNERQRPVPTISGSLASKGSKKKRPDSESVSNALVSELKMKLEQKIQEANKSYYY; this is translated from the exons ATGACCAGGGCTGGGGTTCCTCTGCTCCTCGTCGCGATCCACCTCTCCCTGG GGCGGTCTGATTATGCTCCATATTTTTATGACAATGGGCCAAGCAGCCTCGATGGAAACATGGCTTTGTTCAGCTTATCAGAGGACACACCTGTGG GCACACAGGTATTCGTGCTCAATGGCACTGACCCAGAGGGAGACCCTGTGCGGTACGGCGTGGCCTTTGAGAAGGGCACTAAGGAATACTTCAAAGTTGACCCCAAGTCGGGCAACGTGACTCTCGTCTCTGAGTTAGACAGAGAG CAACAAGGCGAGATTGCGGTTCTTGTCAGTATTACAGATGGAAGGAATAAG GTGGTGGAGAAAGTAAGAGTGTTCATCACAGATGCCAACGATGAGCCACCTCAATTTCTCAATTTGCCATTCATAGTGGACGTCCCCGAG GACACTTCAGAAGGCACCAGCCTCTATAAGGTCCAGGCAGTGGACCGAGATTTGGGATCTGGAGGCAGTGTCAGTTACTACCTACAG AGTTCTCCCACCACTAAGTTCACCATAGACAGCCACAGTGGGGTCTTGCGCATAAAACCTGGTGAGAAACTGGACTATGAGACAACCAGGACCCACTTCCTTACTGTGGTGGCCAAG GATGGGGGAGGCAAGTATAATGAGAAGTACCAGGTGATGTCCTCCACCGCCACTGTCACCATCAACGTCCTGGACTCCCAGGATACTCCTCCTGCATTTGTGGGAACACCCTACTTTGGCTATGTGTATGAGGTTTCTGTGCCT GGCTCAGAGATCTTCACAGTCTTAGCCAAAGATGGAGATGAGGGCAATCCCAATCCTATCCACTACTCCTTCATGAATG GAAGTGGAGGGTACTTCAGCATTAACAGCACCAGCGGATGCATTAGTCTACTGACCTATCCAGTCCAGCTGAGGAATGAACTCTTTGAACTCAAAGTCAAG GCATCTGAGCTGGGACCAGAGAATGAGGAACTTAGCTATGCGATCACCATGGTGACTATCCGAGTAGTTGACCTAAATAATCACCCCCCAACATTCTATGGGGAGAACGGTCCTCAAAGTCGATTTGAGCTGACCATGTACGAACACCCACCGGAAGGGGAGATTCTACGAGGCCTGAAAATCACTGTCAATGATTCAGACCAG GGAGCCAACGCAAAGTTTAAGCTGAGGCTAGTTGGACCGGGCCGAGTACTCAGAGTCGTCCCCCAGACTGTCCTCAACGAGGCCCAGGTCACCATCATCGTGGAGAACTCCACTGCCATCGACTATGAGAAATACCAGTTCATAGCATTTAAG CTCTTGGCAGTTGAGATTGACACTCCAGAGAGGTTCAGCGCTACAGCCGACATCATCATCAACCTGATTGACACCAACGACAACACGCCCAAGTTCTCCTCCGAGTACTACATCGCCAGGATTCCTGAGAACTCCCCTGGAGGATCCAATGTCGTGGCTGTGACA GCCTCCGATCCTGACTCTGGGCTGTGGGGTGAAGTGAAGTACTCCATTTATGGATCAGGAGCTGATCT gttCCTCATCCACTCCACGTCTGGCATTATCTACACCCAGGCCTGGGCCAGTCTGGACGCTGAGGTGAAGTCCAAGTATAACTTCTATGTGAAGGCTGAGGACACGGAGGGAAAGTACAGTCTGGCCGAAGTCTTTGTCACGGTGTTGGATCTCAATGATCATCCTCCTGAATTCAACGACAACTTCCTGGAGAAGACCATGATCATTGGTGCCCCAGTGCAAATACAG GCTGTAGATGAGGATGCTGAGGAGCCCAACAATGTCATTGAGTACTCCATCATGAGAGCTGACCCCGACAACATATTTGAGATCAATGGGGCCACAGGAGAGATCAAGCTCAAACCCTACATCAAGTCTCTGGAGATTGTGCACAACATCACCAAGCAGAGGGACTGCAAGTGGTCCCTGGTAGTCCAAGCCCGCGACCGAGGAAAACCATCATTTAGCACAACGGCAGTGTTGAAGATCGACATAACTGAGGCG ACCCCCCTCAAGGGGCCCATGGCGGCCTTTTTAATGCAGAGTAGAGAGAATCCATTGAAAGCCCTAGGCATGATGGCTGGGTTCATTAGTATTATGGTGCTAGTGACTATCTTGATCTCCACGGCTATGTTCATGCGCAACACAAAGTCGAACAGGATCATGCCAGCGCGGCGCATCATCCGCAGGAGGCAGCCGGAACCCCCGAGGAGCTTCAATTTCTTCCGGACGCCTTTCAGTCGGCCCGACAGCGCGGGCGACGACCTCGACCTCGAAGACCCGGACGACGGCGGTGGTGAGAATGTCGTGAGCCCCAGCGGCCAGAACGTCAACCTGAACAACAACAGCGGCCGGCCCAAACCCCCGCCGCCCAGTGCCCCGAGACTGCCCCCTCCTCCAGCCACCAACTACAGGCCCAATGAAAGGCAGCGGCCGGTGCCCACCATATCGGGCTCGTTGGCATCCAAGGGCTCCAAGAAGAAGAGACCTGACTCTGAGAGCGTCAGCAACGCACTGGTCTCCGAGCTGAAGATGAAACTAGAGCAGAAGATACAGGAGGCAAACAAAAGCTATTATTACTGA
- the LOC121699845 gene encoding cadherin-related family member 1-like isoform X1, with the protein MTRAGVPLLLVAIHLSLARRSDYAPYFYDNGPSSLDGNMALFSLSEDTPVGTQVFVLNGTDPEGDPVRYGVAFEKGTKEYFKVDPKSGNVTLVSELDREQQGEIAVLVSITDGRNKVVEKVRVFITDANDEPPQFLNLPFIVDVPEDTSEGTSLYKVQAVDRDLGSGGSVSYYLQSSPTTKFTIDSHSGVLRIKPGEKLDYETTRTHFLTVVAKDGGGKYNEKYQVMSSTATVTINVLDSQDTPPAFVGTPYFGYVYEVSVPGSEIFTVLAKDGDEGNPNPIHYSFMNGSGGYFSINSTSGCISLLTYPVQLRNELFELKVKASELGPENEELSYAITMVTIRVVDLNNHPPTFYGENGPQSRFELTMYEHPPEGEILRGLKITVNDSDQGANAKFKLRLVGPGRVLRVVPQTVLNEAQVTIIVENSTAIDYEKYQFIAFKLLAVEIDTPERFSATADIIINLIDTNDNTPKFSSEYYIARIPENSPGGSNVVAVTASDPDSGLWGEVKYSIYGSGADLFLIHSTSGIIYTQAWASLDAEVKSKYNFYVKAEDTEGKYSLAEVFVTVLDLNDHPPEFNDNFLEKTMIIGAPVQIQAVDEDAEEPNNVIEYSIMRADPDNIFEINGATGEIKLKPYIKSLEIVHNITKQRDCKWSLVVQARDRGKPSFSTTAVLKIDITEATPLKGPMAAFLMQSRENPLKALGMMAGFISIMVLVTILISTAMFMRNTKSNRIMPARRIIRRRQPEPPRSFNFFRTPFSRPDSAGDDLDLEDPDDGGGENVVSPSGQNVNLNNNSGRPKPPPPSAPRLPPPPATNYRPNERQRPVPTISGSLASKGSKKKRPDSESVSNALVSELKMKLEQKIQEANKSYYY; encoded by the exons ATGACCAGGGCTGGGGTTCCTCTGCTCCTCGTCGCGATCCACCTCTCCCTGG CAA GGCGGTCTGATTATGCTCCATATTTTTATGACAATGGGCCAAGCAGCCTCGATGGAAACATGGCTTTGTTCAGCTTATCAGAGGACACACCTGTGG GCACACAGGTATTCGTGCTCAATGGCACTGACCCAGAGGGAGACCCTGTGCGGTACGGCGTGGCCTTTGAGAAGGGCACTAAGGAATACTTCAAAGTTGACCCCAAGTCGGGCAACGTGACTCTCGTCTCTGAGTTAGACAGAGAG CAACAAGGCGAGATTGCGGTTCTTGTCAGTATTACAGATGGAAGGAATAAG GTGGTGGAGAAAGTAAGAGTGTTCATCACAGATGCCAACGATGAGCCACCTCAATTTCTCAATTTGCCATTCATAGTGGACGTCCCCGAG GACACTTCAGAAGGCACCAGCCTCTATAAGGTCCAGGCAGTGGACCGAGATTTGGGATCTGGAGGCAGTGTCAGTTACTACCTACAG AGTTCTCCCACCACTAAGTTCACCATAGACAGCCACAGTGGGGTCTTGCGCATAAAACCTGGTGAGAAACTGGACTATGAGACAACCAGGACCCACTTCCTTACTGTGGTGGCCAAG GATGGGGGAGGCAAGTATAATGAGAAGTACCAGGTGATGTCCTCCACCGCCACTGTCACCATCAACGTCCTGGACTCCCAGGATACTCCTCCTGCATTTGTGGGAACACCCTACTTTGGCTATGTGTATGAGGTTTCTGTGCCT GGCTCAGAGATCTTCACAGTCTTAGCCAAAGATGGAGATGAGGGCAATCCCAATCCTATCCACTACTCCTTCATGAATG GAAGTGGAGGGTACTTCAGCATTAACAGCACCAGCGGATGCATTAGTCTACTGACCTATCCAGTCCAGCTGAGGAATGAACTCTTTGAACTCAAAGTCAAG GCATCTGAGCTGGGACCAGAGAATGAGGAACTTAGCTATGCGATCACCATGGTGACTATCCGAGTAGTTGACCTAAATAATCACCCCCCAACATTCTATGGGGAGAACGGTCCTCAAAGTCGATTTGAGCTGACCATGTACGAACACCCACCGGAAGGGGAGATTCTACGAGGCCTGAAAATCACTGTCAATGATTCAGACCAG GGAGCCAACGCAAAGTTTAAGCTGAGGCTAGTTGGACCGGGCCGAGTACTCAGAGTCGTCCCCCAGACTGTCCTCAACGAGGCCCAGGTCACCATCATCGTGGAGAACTCCACTGCCATCGACTATGAGAAATACCAGTTCATAGCATTTAAG CTCTTGGCAGTTGAGATTGACACTCCAGAGAGGTTCAGCGCTACAGCCGACATCATCATCAACCTGATTGACACCAACGACAACACGCCCAAGTTCTCCTCCGAGTACTACATCGCCAGGATTCCTGAGAACTCCCCTGGAGGATCCAATGTCGTGGCTGTGACA GCCTCCGATCCTGACTCTGGGCTGTGGGGTGAAGTGAAGTACTCCATTTATGGATCAGGAGCTGATCT gttCCTCATCCACTCCACGTCTGGCATTATCTACACCCAGGCCTGGGCCAGTCTGGACGCTGAGGTGAAGTCCAAGTATAACTTCTATGTGAAGGCTGAGGACACGGAGGGAAAGTACAGTCTGGCCGAAGTCTTTGTCACGGTGTTGGATCTCAATGATCATCCTCCTGAATTCAACGACAACTTCCTGGAGAAGACCATGATCATTGGTGCCCCAGTGCAAATACAG GCTGTAGATGAGGATGCTGAGGAGCCCAACAATGTCATTGAGTACTCCATCATGAGAGCTGACCCCGACAACATATTTGAGATCAATGGGGCCACAGGAGAGATCAAGCTCAAACCCTACATCAAGTCTCTGGAGATTGTGCACAACATCACCAAGCAGAGGGACTGCAAGTGGTCCCTGGTAGTCCAAGCCCGCGACCGAGGAAAACCATCATTTAGCACAACGGCAGTGTTGAAGATCGACATAACTGAGGCG ACCCCCCTCAAGGGGCCCATGGCGGCCTTTTTAATGCAGAGTAGAGAGAATCCATTGAAAGCCCTAGGCATGATGGCTGGGTTCATTAGTATTATGGTGCTAGTGACTATCTTGATCTCCACGGCTATGTTCATGCGCAACACAAAGTCGAACAGGATCATGCCAGCGCGGCGCATCATCCGCAGGAGGCAGCCGGAACCCCCGAGGAGCTTCAATTTCTTCCGGACGCCTTTCAGTCGGCCCGACAGCGCGGGCGACGACCTCGACCTCGAAGACCCGGACGACGGCGGTGGTGAGAATGTCGTGAGCCCCAGCGGCCAGAACGTCAACCTGAACAACAACAGCGGCCGGCCCAAACCCCCGCCGCCCAGTGCCCCGAGACTGCCCCCTCCTCCAGCCACCAACTACAGGCCCAATGAAAGGCAGCGGCCGGTGCCCACCATATCGGGCTCGTTGGCATCCAAGGGCTCCAAGAAGAAGAGACCTGACTCTGAGAGCGTCAGCAACGCACTGGTCTCCGAGCTGAAGATGAAACTAGAGCAGAAGATACAGGAGGCAAACAAAAGCTATTATTACTGA